Genomic segment of Agrobacterium larrymoorei:
CCTGTGTCGCTCAGCTTCACGGTAACTATTACCCATTATCGCTCGAACTCAGTTGTTGGCTCAACGCACTATGAACAACTGTTGCCATTTGTTTGAAGCAAATAAAAGCAAGGGACGCTTACCGCTCCTCTTTCTGTCTTTTTTTCAGTGAACCATGCATAAGCTAAAAGTGCGAGCATCAATAAAATGATCACATAGACAATTCTCTTCGTCCAAACGAAATTAGCTTCGCCTTCTTTTACACGCGTCCATTCAAATTTCAGGAGCTTTTGTGAAGAGTCGATGAATCCCTTTTCCAGCTCTCGTATTTTTTCAGGAGTTAAATTTGAATTGCTCTGAGAGATGGATTCAAACTCAGACATCGATTTTAGAAGTGCTTTTGCAGGCTCCTCAGATGGGTTCACACGAAGCGTAATTCCATGGCTCGCCTCATTGAGCAGTTTGTAATTTGCTAGCAACGCTGCATCATCAATTGCTCTGCCGGCTCTTGCTAGGCGTAGGGCGTCACATATTGCATTGATATTTACGAGATATGACACCACACATTTTCTCAGTTCATCTATCCACGCCTGCCTAAACTCCGATACTTTTTGCTCTTTGCCAATAACAAGCCCTAACAGAGAAACTAAACCTGCTATCGCGGCAGCCCCGACGGCTCCTATACTGATTTCGTTCATTCTATCTCGTTCTCTGTTTAGCTTTGCTACGGTTACATCTAGATAAGGAAAGGTTGAAATAATAAGCGAAAGATGCAACGTACGGTGAACGGTAGCAAGGGTGCGATGGGCGTCGCAGGGGAATAGTTTTTAGATGTCGGAGACTTTGACCTTTCATTTCGAGGGTGCGTTAGCAGATTCACACAGAATGAACTTCTATGAGTCTGCCCGCTTTCAATATGCCGCTGCGCGTCTCGTCGTTAAGTTGGCGCAATTTCGACAACACGGCAGATTCGTAAAGAGCATTACGAACAAATCCAATTTCAGCATACAACTGAAAAGTCAGTCTGAGGGTTCGTTCAATATTAATGTAGAGGACCCAGGTCAGTCTGAAGACGAGAATCCATTCATCAACATATCTTTGGCTGACCTTGTCGCTTATGTTAGTGAACGAGTAATCGAAAAAATCGATGAGCCAACGCTATCCACAGTGTCAGCACCGTCCGATGGCCAACAACCAACAAGCTCGACATCCAAACTCAGTGTTCTTGTAGATGACGTGATTGCTGGGCGGGTGTCTGCTGACAGCTTTTCGGATTCTACCCAAGAATTAGTCAAGCGCCGGATATCGGAATACCATCGAGAGCAAAGACTAGTAGAGAACGAGGCGGCTGTATCTTCGATTAGCTCTAGTCAGAGCCAGAAACTGATTGCAATGTCCGCTCCGTTGATTAGTGAGATGGCGACAGCGTTGAGAACAAGTGCCGACACCTTAGAAATCAGGTCATCCGCTCACGAGGACACGCGCCCGGTACTGTTCCTAAATCGAAAAATGGCTTCGGAGATTGAAACTGCAATTGTTGACAAAACCCCGAACCTGATACTTGGCGATATTACGCAGTTCAACAAAGACAATGGCTGGGGGAAAATTAAAATTGAGAATGGAGCTAAAACTCTAAACTTTAGTATCCCCTACGATATTCTCCCAACGGTGAAAAAAACGTTGATCGACAACATGAAACGCGATCTCGTTTACGTGCAGGTCTATTTCGTTAGAGATCGGGCTGGAGATATAAAGCGAATGATAGTGGTTGGCATATCCAAAACACCAACGTAATCAGCTAATCTAAACGCCATCGAGCTTGGGGAGACCATCAAATTGGCTCCGCTATATCTCTACGCGTCCCAAATCGCACCCTGACACGCGGACGTTGCAATCTTATTGTTGCGTCATGAGAAAGAAACTTACACCAAAACTCCTCGACAATCTCCCTCCCGCCGAAGGCAAGCGGTACGAGGTCCGCGACGAATTGTTGTCCGGCCTTCATGTTCGCGTATCGAATGCCGGTGGAAAGGTCTGGTATCTGGCGACCCGCGTTGATGAGAAGCCGAAACGCATCAAGCTCGGCACGTATCCGGTTCTGTCTTTGAAGGATGCGCGTGAAAAGGCACAAACACTGCTGCGCGATATTCAACTGGGCACATTCCAACAGCGCGAGGTTGAGCCAGCACCGCCAGTTTTGACGCTCGGTGGTATCATACCCCAGTTCATCACGCGACACGCCCAGCGGCACACCAAGGACTGGAAGGGTACTCAAAGCATTTTGATGCGCATGAGCGGCCTTCATGCAATACCAATCAACTCCATCAAGCGTGGGGATGTAACGCGTGAACTTGAACGCCTGATTAGCGACATCGGCGCAAAGGGAGGCAAAGGCACACGGGCGAACCGTGGATTGGCCGCGATCAAGAAACTTTATACGTGGTGCGTCGATCAGGGCATCGTAGAAATCTCGCCCGTGGTCGGCCTGAAGCCCCCTATCAAGGAGGAGTCGCGCGACCGTGTCCTGACAGATAACGAAATCATTGCCTATTGGAATGGATGTGAAGCTGAAGGCTACCCCTTCGAGCAGTTCGGCAAACTTCTTTTGCTGACCGGCCAGCGCCGCAACGAAATCGCATCCATGCGCTGGTCGAAAATCGACCTACAACGTGGAACTCTGACGCTCAAAGCTGAGCGTACGAAAAACGGCTCTGCGCATATCGTGCCTCTGTCCCGGCAGGCACTCGACATTCTGCGATCTATTCCGCGCTTTCTTGGTTCCGAATACGTATTCACTTCGACAGGCAAGACGCCGATTTCAGGCTTTGGCCGCTTCAAGGATCGTCTGGACATCTTTGTCGGTCTAGAAGCTGAGAACTGGCGCTTTCATGATGTTCGCCGCACCGCTGCAACGAATATGGCAATCCTCAAGGTGCAACCGCACATCATCGAAGCTGTGTTGAACCATAAATCCGGGATAGTCTCCGGGGTCGCATCCATCTACAATCGCCACGCGTATTTCGATGAGAAGCAGGAGCGTTGCAAATATGGGCGGATCGCGTGATGCAATTGACAAACTCCCATTCCCATCAGTCTGGCTTACGGTCAGGGAACACCACAGAGATGATTGGGAAATCAGGCTTCGCCCAGCAGCCAACCTTATAGGATATTTTCTTTTTCCGGTGGGTTGGCACTGGAGCGAGTTCAAAGCGCTGACCGACGCTGACAAAATGCCCTATGAAGGCATGGCCCGCGAAGCCTCAAATCAAGAGATTCCTCTCAAGCGCCCATTGATGAAACCGGCTAGTGTTCGGTATCGCGCTGCCGGTGACCACAGGAGGAATGTGGTCCACAGTTTCCTTCAAAAAATTCTTGTCCGAGGAGACGTTCGTTATTTTCATGGGCCAATGCGTAATATCGCTTTGCCCCATAGAGGATCTCAGCCCGTCAACCGTCCGCTGGCAAGGGACGACTTTGAAGAGGTTCGCATCGCCAACTCTACAGTTGGGCGAATGATCTCACGGCAGATAGATGTCAAAGTCGACGCCAAAGATTTGATTGAGCACCTAATCAGGCAAAACGAAACAAGGGGTGCTCCACCTGCATATGATCTTAATAAAATTGAGCGCTGGTGCCGCGACCAGCTCGAAAGGAACGCCGTTTTGAAGGACATGACAGGTGAACTAAGCGCAACACTGATAAATGCTGCTTCCGACTGGCAGGGTAAGATTTTCACGAAGCCTGCTGGCCCGGATCAGATTCGGCCAATCGTCACTCGGTTGTTGCGCGAATACGTCAACGAAGAATAACAGCGCATTATTGTTCAAAGACTGAAGCGAGAGCATTCGGCATCATCTGCATATTCCTGACAGAGATCGGGGCGGCTAATGCAGAAAGGTGTTACCATGACAAAGCAACGAACTGAAATCTCGCTCGAAAACCAGATTTTCCTAAGCAGGAAAGACCTGCATGATTTGGGAATTCGTGTATCTTCAGCAACCCTAATTAGATGGCAAAATGCTGGACGTTTTCCAAAAGCGGCGCGTCTCGGTGGCACAAGACTCGCATGGCCTAGAGATAAGGTCATGGCGTGGTGCGAGAAATCCATCAAAGACGGTGAGAACTTCACCTACGCCGACTTCTGACATCGGGGCATAGCGCCCGTGAGCGTCCGGTGAGCTGTTTTTGCTGATCGGGCAAATCAGGCGATGTTCTGGCATTAGAACCAGCATTAGTGCTGACATAAATACCAGAGCAAAGAGGTTTCATGGCCCGCATGGAGATCATGTCCGGTACCGAGCGCAGACGGCGCTGGTCGGACGAGGCGAAGCTGAGGATACTGGCGGAAGCTGATGAGCCGGGTGCTCGCATTGGTGACGTGGCGCGCCGGCATGACGTTCATCCTGGCCAGATCCGCTTGTGGCGAAAGTCGTTCAACTATGTTGATCGACCGACGGTGTTCCTTCCAGTGGAAATCGTGGAGGAGTTTGGCGTAAGTCAGGCGTCTACGACGGCAACGAGGCTGGCGATCGTCGAGATCTTGCTTCGAAACGGTCGGAGTTTGAAGGTTCCTGTTGACGTTGAGTTGAAACTGCTTGGCCCGCTCGTCGCTTGCGTGGAGGCGGCATGATCGGGCCGTCAGGGAATGTACAGGTTTATCTGGCCTGCGGAGTGACTGACATGCGTCGCGGTATCGACGGTTTGTCAGCGCTGGTCGAGGGGGTGATCAGACAAGCGCCTGGTTCTGGCGCGATCTTCGGGTTCCGCGGCAGGCGCGCGGACCGAATCAAGCTTTTATGGTGGGACGGCCAAGGCTTTTGCCTGTTTTACAAGGTTTTGGAACGCGGATACTTCCCATGGCCGGCGGCCAAAGATGGCGTTGTGCATCTGACGCAGGCTCAGTTGTCGATGCTCGTCGAGGGGATCGACTGGCGACGACCGACATGGACGTCAGCGCCTCATCGCACGGGCTGAAAGCGTTATTTTGCAAGGGTGTCAGGGGTAAAATGCTGGCGCTAAAGGGCCAAATCAGTTACATTTTTGGGTATGGAAACAACGCCGCCACAGGGTCAGGACGAGCTATCTGCACTGCGTGCATTGGTTGCTGAACAGGCGGCGAAACTCGAGCGACAAGACGCGGAAGTTACCAAGCGCGATACCATAATCGACATTTTGCGCGCGCAGTTGGAGTTGCTGCGCCATCGACAGCATGGGGCCTCGTCCGAGAAAATAGACCGCAAGATCGAACAATTCGAACTGATGCTCGAGGAGATTGAAGCGTCCCGCGCCGAGGCTGAGGTTCGCTCTGGAAGGACACCACTGCCGGAGCTGGAAGATGCCTGCGAAAAGCCAAAACGCAGACCTTTGCCGGATGGGCTGCCGACAGAAGAGCGGATCTATCCGGCGCCGTGCAATTGCCCGACCTGCGGCGGGACATCGTTCCTGAAAGCACCTGATAAGGTGGTCCAGGTCATGGAGCATGTGCCGGCATCCGTGAAGATTGTTCGCCATGTCGAAAAGCGCTTCGTTTGCAAGGACTGCGACACTTCGTTGTCTGGCAAGATGCCGACCCTGCCGATCGAGCGCGGCAAACCCGGTCCCGGATTGCTTGCCCATATCATGGTCGCCAAATTCGACGATCACATCCCACTTTACCGACTGTCGGAGATGTACGATCGGCTTGGGATCGATATCTCCCGTTCCGTGATGGCCGACTGGATGGGGCATGCATCGGCTTTGCTCGGCCCCCTGATTTTGCTGATCAGAGCGCATATCGCGGCCGTCGATCGGATCCATACCGACGACACTCCGGTCGATGTTCTCGACCCTGGACGAGGAAAGACCAGGACCGGGAGGGTCTGGGTCTACGTCTTCGATGGGCGTGGCTATCAAGATCCCAGGCCCGGAGCGATCGCTTATTATTACAGCCCTGACCGCAAGGGGGTTCACCCAGCCGAACATCTTTCCAACTTCAGTGGCGTGATGCACGCGGACGGCTATGCTGGCTACAACAAGCTGTACGGCAATCAGATCATAGAGGCTGCCTGCATGGCGCATGTACGCCGCAAATTCCATGACGTGATCAAACTCAAGCCATCAACGATCGCGCAGGAAGCGCTGTCGCGCATTGGTGCTCTCTACGATATCGAGGATCGTATCCGTGGCATGTTGCCTGACGAGAGGCGGGATTTGCGCCAGCAGCATGCCAAACCCATCCTGGACGAGCTGAAAGAGTGGATTGAGGATGTCCAGACAACACTGCCACAGAAACAGAAGCTGGCGGAAGCGATGCGGTATGCGCTGTCACGATGGGCAGCATTGAGCGTCTATCTTGATGACGGCCGGGTTGAAATCGACAACAACATAGCTGAGCGTGCCATGCGACCACTGGGAATTGGCCGAAAGAACTGGTTATTTGCGGGCTCCGACAAGGGTGGTGAGCGCATCGCAAATATCTTGAGCATCATCGAAACCGCAAAGCTTCATGGCCACAATCCGGAAGCCTATCTGACCGATGTGCTGGCCCGGATCCAGGATCATCCCAAAGACCGACTTGAAAATCTGCTGCCTTGGAACTGGACGCCGGCAAACGCTCGGTGCGAGGCTGCCTGATGGCACGCTCAAGGTTCATTTACACACTCAACCAAGTCGCCGGCATGATCGGCGAGAACCTCGAACTGATCGAAGAAGTGACGGCCAACTCGGACAACATCTCCGAAGGCGAACTGGTTTACGTCAGCGATGGCACTGAAGATGGCACGAAGGGTCTGACCGAGAACGGCATCAAAGAACTTCAAAGCCTACTTGCCGACATCAGGACGTGGGACGGCGGTATCCGCGAGTTCCTCATCGACACACAGTGCGATCCTGAAATAATCGACCGCATCATGGCCGATGAGATGAAGCGCGGCCTTTAGATTCTATCTCGCGACACCCGAAAAATGCTTTCGCCGGACGCTCACTAGCGCCCCGACCCTCTCCCTACAATTTATTGGCAACAGCACGCTGTCCCAGCGTGAACGGACATCTGTGTGCGTTGCCAGCATTTCCAAGGCTTAAAACATGAAAATCTATCAAGCCCGAAACGGACGCATAGCAACTCTCAGCTTTTCCGCGACCTCAACGACGATGATCATATTATCCGTAGTCAGCACCAGTTCTTGCAGGATGTTTGTAACGACATCGCAGAGGGCAGCTATACATTTCTCGCCTTTAAACAGGTGACCACAGGTAAATGGGAAGACCACGCCATAAAAAACGCTGGTTCTTGGCGGGAAACCCTAGATTTGCTGCGAGAGTATTCCCGCTGGGATTACGACCAGTATTTTTGCCCAAATTCTTTTTCAGAGGAGCGCCGCAAGCAGCTATACGCGCTGCCGACATCTTTCGGCTGGTGCGACATAGATCGCAGCGAACCATCCATTTACGAGCCTGTGCCAAGTATCCTCTGGGAAACATCTCCTCAGAGTTATCAAGGTCTATGGTTGTGGGATAGGACGCACCGGGCGACCGATGCTGAACTATTCTCCAAGTCGCTCGCCTATCGGCATGGTGGTGACAATAGCGGCTGGTCCGCGACAAAGATGCTGCGTATCCCCGGATCGGTGAACCATAAACCCCAATATAACGAGCCGTTCGTCAAGATCATCAAAAGCGACTGGTCAGAAATTACATCGCGCCCTCGGCCATTAGAAGGCGTTCGTCATGCAGTTGCGTCTGCGTTGCCCACTATCGATGCCAATCCACCAAGCATGACCGTGATGCGGTTTTGAAACGCTACTTCAAGTCCCTTCACCCGAAGGTTCGCACCCTCATTCGCAGTAAGAAAGCCTACGAGCGAGATCGATCTGCGCAAGTCTACCACATGATTGCCGGGCTGCATGAGGCTGGTGCAACACCAGACGAGATAGGCTCTGTGCTGTGGCAGAACCCCTACTTCATCGAAAAATACGGACGCGATATCGACAAGCTCAACGATGAAATTTCTCGTGTCATCTGCAAAATTGAGGGCAGGAAATGATCAAGAAACAGAAAAAAGAGCTGTTCGTTGACCTCGTGTCCATCGAACCGAAAGAGGTTAAATGGCTCTGGGAGCCGTTCATTCCCTTCAGCATGATCACCATCATGGAAGGCGACCCAGGTATCGGGAAGTCATATCTTGCCATGCATTTGGCCGCGCAGGTTTCCATAGGGGGTAAATTGCCGGATGGGCAAAAACTCAGGAAGGGCCGCGTTTTGTATCTGAGTGCTGAAGATGACGCAGCCTACACGATACGTCCGCGCATTGACGCGATGGGAGGCAACGTCGAGCGCATTCGGGTGCAGGGCGATTTCCTGTCCCTTGATGAAAAGGGGCTGGCTGCGCTAATGCGCGAGGTGCGACGGCAACCACCTGACTTGCTCATTCTTTATCCGCTGTTCGCGTATGTGCCGAGTGGGCAGGATATGTACAAACCGAATGTCATCAGGCAGCTTTTGTCTTTCCTAAAGAAATCGCCGAAGCTGGCGAGACTGCCGTTTTGATTATTCGGCATTTGACGAAAGCGAAGCATGACAAGGCGATCTATCAAGGTGGTGGGTCGATGGATGTAATCGGTGCAGCGCGTTCGGCGTTTCTGGTCTGCGAGCATCCGAATGACAGCGGTACGAAACTGATAGTGCATATCAAGCATAATATCGCGCCGAGGGGGCAAACGCAGACATACGAGCTTTACTCCGAGAAAGAAGGCGACATTGCCCGCCTCAACTGGCTTGGCCCGTCAGACATCACTGTTGATGATCTGATGAGTCCGACCGAGGGAAAGAAGCGCATGTCCTCGCTCGATGAAGCCATAGAGTTCTTGCGTGTCTATCTGAAAAATGGTCGTCAACCGACAACCACAGTTGAGAAGGAGGCAGCAGCGCGAGGCATTTCTGAAAAGACGCTGGAACGCGCCCGGCACTCGCTGAGCGTCAAATCTTCAAAGGCTAGGGACAAATGGTATCTGAGTTTGCCGGATGAAGAGTGACAACCGCTAAAAGCAAGTGCGCCAAGAACGCCAACATCGTCAGGTATATTCATGGCGCACTTACATTTCTCAACATCGCCGAGCGAAAACATGACGCCCTTGGCGTTCTTGGCGCTCTTTACCAGAAGCTACAGGATCAAAACCTTGGTGGTGTGTAACCCTGCTGATCCGCGACTGTGCATGTCGCAAATAAAAAAACGCCCTCCCCCTACCTGTGGCCACATGATGTAGGCGCGCTTCGTGTCCCATGTTGACTGATGCGCGCCGGAGCCAACGGACCGACAACAAAACATTTCATCAATCTGTCGGGACAAAGGATGGGGCGAATTCACTAATGAAAGCAAGCATTCTGATTGCTGTGCGATGCCATCAGGATTTACTGGGTGTCATGTGGGCATATTCATGCGTTGGAAATCGACACATTCGCGCCATCAGCGCGTTTGTCGTCATTGACGTATTCACCGCGCCGATGCTTGTGTCACAGGCGCGCTGGCTCATATTACGCGGCCGCGTGCGCTAATGCCCGCACGGTCTGTCGGTCAACTACAGATTGCTCCGACGCTCAAGCTCAGCGCGAACCCGTCTCCACTTGCCTTGCTCGAAGCTCTTCGAATAACGCCAAGCGCGATCTTCCTCCATCGCAGCGAACTCCTCGGCACGATCATCATGCTGCTCGACCAGTTCGTCAGCAATACGTTCGATCTCCAAGCGTGGAATGAGCATCGGTCGGAACCGGCCCTGCCATTGCAGCCACAGGAAGATACCGGCAACAAAGGCCGCCATTCCAAACAGGGGCATATAGTTTGATGCGACGATATCCATTGCTGCACTCCACGAAGATTATGCAACACAATATCCCGAAGTGGGATAATTCTAAATCGGGATTACTGCGATTGCTCCAGAATTCTTTGGACATCGGAACCCGTGACGAAATCCACCCACACACCCGAGTATAGGCGTCTTGTCGAACTTCTCATAGAAACGCGGCGGGAGGCTAAACTGACGCAACAACAGCTTGCCAACCGTATCGGCAAGCCGCAGTCCTATGTGGCGAAAGTGGAAGGTGCTGAACGGCGTATCGACGTAATCGAATTCGCGAAGCTAGCCAAGGCCATGGACGAAAGCCCAACGGCGTTGCTCGATAGGCTGCTTGCCGCCATTGAAAAACTCGAAAGATCGCAAGATTTTCCCTGACACGCTCTTTGTGGTCATCTTAATAGATAGATCGTCTTAATCCGAAGGAGACGATCAATGACAGACAAAGCACCTGAAATCATCACTCTGAAAGCTCTTTGCGCCGAACTGAAAATCCACCCAAAGGAGGCGCGGGAACGTCTTC
This window contains:
- a CDS encoding tyrosine-type recombinase/integrase, producing MRKKLTPKLLDNLPPAEGKRYEVRDELLSGLHVRVSNAGGKVWYLATRVDEKPKRIKLGTYPVLSLKDAREKAQTLLRDIQLGTFQQREVEPAPPVLTLGGIIPQFITRHAQRHTKDWKGTQSILMRMSGLHAIPINSIKRGDVTRELERLISDIGAKGGKGTRANRGLAAIKKLYTWCVDQGIVEISPVVGLKPPIKEESRDRVLTDNEIIAYWNGCEAEGYPFEQFGKLLLLTGQRRNEIASMRWSKIDLQRGTLTLKAERTKNGSAHIVPLSRQALDILRSIPRFLGSEYVFTSTGKTPISGFGRFKDRLDIFVGLEAENWRFHDVRRTAATNMAILKVQPHIIEAVLNHKSGIVSGVASIYNRHAYFDEKQERCKYGRIA
- a CDS encoding helix-turn-helix transcriptional regulator, translated to MQKGVTMTKQRTEISLENQIFLSRKDLHDLGIRVSSATLIRWQNAGRFPKAARLGGTRLAWPRDKVMAWCEKSIKDGENFTYADF
- the tnpA gene encoding IS66-like element accessory protein TnpA, encoding MARMEIMSGTERRRRWSDEAKLRILAEADEPGARIGDVARRHDVHPGQIRLWRKSFNYVDRPTVFLPVEIVEEFGVSQASTTATRLAIVEILLRNGRSLKVPVDVELKLLGPLVACVEAA
- the tnpB gene encoding IS66 family insertion sequence element accessory protein TnpB (TnpB, as the term is used for proteins encoded by IS66 family insertion elements, is considered an accessory protein, since TnpC, encoded by a neighboring gene, is a DDE family transposase.), with product MIGPSGNVQVYLACGVTDMRRGIDGLSALVEGVIRQAPGSGAIFGFRGRRADRIKLLWWDGQGFCLFYKVLERGYFPWPAAKDGVVHLTQAQLSMLVEGIDWRRPTWTSAPHRTG
- the tnpC gene encoding IS66 family transposase, with the translated sequence METTPPQGQDELSALRALVAEQAAKLERQDAEVTKRDTIIDILRAQLELLRHRQHGASSEKIDRKIEQFELMLEEIEASRAEAEVRSGRTPLPELEDACEKPKRRPLPDGLPTEERIYPAPCNCPTCGGTSFLKAPDKVVQVMEHVPASVKIVRHVEKRFVCKDCDTSLSGKMPTLPIERGKPGPGLLAHIMVAKFDDHIPLYRLSEMYDRLGIDISRSVMADWMGHASALLGPLILLIRAHIAAVDRIHTDDTPVDVLDPGRGKTRTGRVWVYVFDGRGYQDPRPGAIAYYYSPDRKGVHPAEHLSNFSGVMHADGYAGYNKLYGNQIIEAACMAHVRRKFHDVIKLKPSTIAQEALSRIGALYDIEDRIRGMLPDERRDLRQQHAKPILDELKEWIEDVQTTLPQKQKLAEAMRYALSRWAALSVYLDDGRVEIDNNIAERAMRPLGIGRKNWLFAGSDKGGERIANILSIIETAKLHGHNPEAYLTDVLARIQDHPKDRLENLLPWNWTPANARCEAA
- a CDS encoding DNA-primase RepB domain-containing protein, whose protein sequence is MRCQHFQGLKHENLSSPKRTHSNSQLFRDLNDDDHIIRSQHQFLQDVCNDIAEGSYTFLAFKQVTTGKWEDHAIKNAGSWRETLDLLREYSRWDYDQYFCPNSFSEERRKQLYALPTSFGWCDIDRSEPSIYEPVPSILWETSPQSYQGLWLWDRTHRATDAELFSKSLAYRHGGDNSGWSATKMLRIPGSVNHKPQYNEPFVKIIKSDWSEITSRPRPLEGVRHAVASALPTIDANPPSMTVMRF
- a CDS encoding AAA family ATPase, which encodes MIKKQKKELFVDLVSIEPKEVKWLWEPFIPFSMITIMEGDPGIGKSYLAMHLAAQVSIGGKLPDGQKLRKGRVLYLSAEDDAAYTIRPRIDAMGGNVERIRVQGDFLSLDEKGLAALMREVRRQPPDLLILYPLFAYVPSGQDMYKPNVIRQLLSFLKKSPKLARLPF
- a CDS encoding helix-turn-helix domain-containing protein, with the translated sequence MTKSTHTPEYRRLVELLIETRREAKLTQQQLANRIGKPQSYVAKVEGAERRIDVIEFAKLAKAMDESPTALLDRLLAAIEKLERSQDFP